The Glycine soja cultivar W05 chromosome 8, ASM419377v2, whole genome shotgun sequence genome has a window encoding:
- the LOC114421849 gene encoding serine/threonine-protein kinase SAPK2-like has product MERYEIIKDIGSGNFGVAKLVKEKWSGELYAIKFIERGFKIDEHVQREIINHRSLKHPNIIRFKELLLTPTHLAIVMEYASGGELFERICSAGRFSEDEARYFFQQLISGVSYCHSMEICHRDLKLENTLLDGSSAPRLKICDFGYSKSSVLHSQPKSTVGTPAYIAPEVLSRREYDGKVADVWSCGVTLYVMLVGAYPFEDPEDPRNFRKTLQRILSVHYSIPDYVRISKECRHLLSRIFVANPEKRITIPEIKMHPWFLKNLPLEFMDEGEGVLQNDDHVNEESSEITQSIEEILAIVQEARKPGEGPKVGEQFVGGSMDLDDIDADADIDDIETSGDFVCAL; this is encoded by the exons ATGGAACGGTATGAGATAATTAAAGATATTGGGTCAGGAAACTTTGGTGTGGCAAAGCTGGTCAAGGAAAAATGGAGTGGTGAATTATATGCTATCAAGTTCATTGAGAGAGGCTTCAAG ATTGATGAACACGTGCAAAGAGAGATTATAAATCATAGGTCCTTGAAGCATCCCAATATCATTAGATTTAAAGAG TTGTTGCTTACTCCAACTCATCTTGCAATAGTCATGGAATATGCTTCCGGGGGAGAACTGTTTGAAAGAATATGCAGTGCTGGGAGATTCAGTGAGGACGAG GCGAGATATTTCTTTCAGCAACTGATTTCTGGAGTCAGCTATTGCCATTCAATG GAAATTTGCCACAGAGATCTTAAGCTGGAAAACACACTTCTAGATGGAAGCTCAGCACCACGACTTAAAATCTGTGACTTTGGTTACTCAAAG TCATCTGTTTTGCACTCCCAGCCAAAATCAACGGTAGGAACCCCTGCCTATATTGCACCAGAGGTTTTGTCAAGAAGAGAATATGATGGGAAG GTCGCGGATGTTTGGTCTTGTGGGGTGACCTTATATGTGATGTTGGTTGGAGCATATCCTTTTGAAGACCCAGAAGACCCAAGAAACTTCAGAAAAACACTTCAG CGAATTCTTAGTGTCCACTATTCAATTCCAGACTATGTACGAATCAGTAAAGAGTGTAGGCACCTTTTGTCTAGAATATTTGTGGCCAACCCGGAAAAG AGAATTACCATACCAGAGATTAAAATGCACCCTTGGTTCCTAAAGAATTTGCCACTAGAATTTATGGACGAGGGCGAAGGGGTGTTGCAGAATGATGATCATGTGAATGAAGAGTCATCTGAAATCACTCAAAGCATTGAAGAAATACTGGCCATAGTTCAAGAGGCTAGGAAACCGGGTGAGGGCCCAAAAGTTGGTGAGCAATTTGTTGGGGGCAGCATGGACCTCGATGATATTGATGCGGATGCTGACATCGATGACATTGAGACAAGCGGTGATTTTGTCTGTGCATTGTGA
- the LOC114421850 gene encoding tRNA (cytosine(34)-C(5))-methyltransferase-like yields the protein MGGGGRGGRSRTQRKHFRQSRDNVWKRSKSDPNPSSNENNPPWTPFATENAAFDFYYKEQGIVDPQHWDQFVAVLRTPLPATFRINSSSQFSDDLRSQLENDFLHSLRDEVVEGGETEAIRPLLWYPGNFAWHSNFSRMQLRKNQTLERFHEFLKLENEIGNITRQEAVSMVPPLFLDVHSDHFVLDMCAAPGSKTFQLLEIIHQSSKTRSLPDGMVIANDLDVQRCNLLIHQTKRMCTANLIVTNHEAQHFPGCRLNRNYERMELDNNISQLLFDRVLCDVPCSGDGTLRKAPDLWRKWNTGMGHGLHSLQVLIAMRGLSLLKIGGRMVYSTCSMNPIENEAVVAEVLRRCGGSVKLLDVSSELPQLIRRPGLRRWKVYDKGTWLVSYKDVPKYRRSVILSSMFPSGRGHHDLVDSSCSVDPEGVTNGINGNAGDGVQAVENPVMSESGAEVCDFPLERCMRIVPHDQNTGAFFIAVLQKVSPLPAITEQTKIKNDEQYVEPANQSLNDAQVPHITSSESAHEEVFKAVSEENVDDAEPNTEDLEVGPVTCEEQNSKETQEPDNVQNTAKRVPGKRKLQIQGKWRGVDPVVFFKDETIINSIRDFYGIDERFPFNGHLVTRNSDTNHVKRIYYISKSVKDVLELNFKVGQQLKITSIGLKMFERQTAREGSSASCAFRISSEGLPLILPYITKQILHASPADFKHILQNKEVKFEDFNDAEFGEKAANLLPGCCVVILHIGNTLAAESLQVDESTIAIGCWKGRARLSVMVTAMDCQELLERLLIRFDTEKGSSGHADKSSNDVQELNSINDGVKVTVS from the exons ATGGGTGGTGGGGGGAGAGGAGGCAGATCCCGAACTCAGAGAAAGCACTTCCGGCAGAGCAGAGATAACGTGTGGAAGCGTTCCAAATCGGATCCCAATCCTTCTTCCAACGAAAACAATCCCCCGTGGACTCCCTTCGCCACTGAGAACGCCGCTTTCGATTTCTACTACAAAGAGCAGGGGATAGTGGACCCGCAACACTGGGACCAATTCGTCGCAGTTCTCAGAACTCCATTGCCCGCAACCTTCAGAATCAACTCTAG TAGCCAGTTTTCCGACGACCTTCGTTCTCAATTGGAGAATGACTTCCTGCATTCTCTTCGCGACGAG GTTGTTGAAGGAGGTGAGACGGAGGCTATTCGGCCGTTGCTGTGGTACCCTGGGAACTTCGCTTGGCATTCTAATTTTTCCAGGATGCAGCTCAGGAAGAACCAAACACTTGAGAG GTTCCATGAATTCTTAAAGCTAGAAAATGAGATTGGAAATATCACAAGACAGGAAGCTGTCAGTATG GTTCCTCCCCTCTTCTTGGATGTGCATTCAGATCATTTTGTGCTTGATA TGTGTGCTGCACCAGGTTCAAAAACATTCCAATTGCTTGAGATTATACACCAATCATCTAAAACAAGATCACTACCTGATGGAATG gtTATAGCAAATGATCTCGATGTCCAAAGATGTAATCTTCTCAtccaccaaacaaaaagaatgtGCACAGCCAACCTAATTGTTACAAATCACGAAGCTCAGCACTTCCCAGGATGCCGTTTAAACAGGAATTATGAAAGGATGGAGTTAGATAACAATATTAGCCAACTGTTATTTGATCGTGTTCTATGTGATGTCCCATGCAGTGGAGATGGTACCCTTCGTAAGGCACCTGATCTATGGAGGAAATG GAACACAGGGATGGGACATGGCCTTCACAGCCTACAGGTTTTAATTGCTATGCGAG GTTTATCTCTACTTAAAATTGGTGGAAGAATGGTCTATTCAACATGCTCAATGAATCCTATTGAGAATGAAGCTGTGGTTGCTGAG GTTTTGCGAAGGTGTGGAGGGTCTGTTAAACTTCTTGATGTCTCTAGTGAGCTTCCACAACTTATTCGTCGGCCAGGTCTCAGGAGATGGAAG GTATATGACAAGGGCACTTGGTTGGTCTCTTACAAAGATGTTCCTAAGTATCGTAGAAGTGTAATTCTTTCCAGTATGTTTCCTTCTGGCAGAGGCCATCATGATCTTGTGGATAGTAGTTGTAGTGTTGATCCAGAGGGCGTTACTAATGGTATTAATGGAAATGCTGGAGATGGTGTTCAAGCAGTTGAGAATCCTGTGATGTCCGAGTCTGGTGCGGAAGTTTGCGATTTCCCTCTAGAGCGTTGCATGAGGATAGTGCCTCATGATCAGAACACTGGAGCCTTCTTCATTGCTGTACTGCAAAAAGTTTCTCCTCTGCCAG cAATTAcagaacaaacaaaaataaaaaatgatgagcAATATGTAGAACCCGCAAACCAGAGTCTTAATGATGCACAAGTACCACATATTACTTCATCAGAAAGTGCACACGAAGAAGTCTTCAAAGCAGTGTCTGAGGAAAATGTAGATGACGCTGAACCCAACACTGAAGATTTGGAAGTTGGTCCTGTTACATGTGAAGAACAGAATTCCAAGGAAACTCAAGAACCTGATAATGTACAAAACACAGCAAAGAGGGTTCCAGGCAAAAGAAAGCTACAAATTCAAGGCAAATGGAGGGGTGTTGACCCTGTTGTCTTTTTCAAAGATGAAACAATTATTAATAGTATAAGGGATTTCTATGGAATTGATGAGCGTTTTCCATTCAATGGTCACCTTGTTACAAGAAACAGTGATACAAATCATGTGAAAAGAATTTATTATATCTCCAAGTCAGTCAAGGATGTTCTTGAGTTGAACTTCAAAGTTGGGCAGCAacttaaaataacatcaattggCCTGAAGATGTTT GAAAGACAAACAGCGCGAGAAGGTAGCTCTGCATCATGTGCTTTCCGGATATCATCCGAAGGATTGCCCCTTATTCTCCCATACATAACCAAGCAGATTCTGCATGCATCTCCTGCAGACTTCAAGCATATTCTGCAGAACAAAGAAGTAAAATTTGAAGATTTTAATGATGCTGAGTTTGGTGAAAAGGCAGCAAACCTATTGCCAGGCTGTTGTGTGGTAATTCTGCATATAG GGAACACACTTGCTGCAGAGTCTCTCCAAGTGGATGAGTCAACGATAGCCATTGGATGCTGGAAGGGTAGGGCGAGATTGTCAGTGATGGTTACTGCAATGGACTGCCAAGAACTACTTGAAAGGCTTTTAATACGGTTTGACACTGAAAAGGGTTCCTCTGGGCATGCAGACAAATCCTCTAATGATGTGCAAGAGTTGAACAGTATAAATGATGGCGTGAAAGTTACTGTGAGTTAA